A stretch of the Gordonia westfalica genome encodes the following:
- a CDS encoding tyrosine-type recombinase/integrase, which produces MDGASPPPDGKYYQRGRKKYADAVAELAAMRKDLANGILPNAGQITVAQWLDYWVDTIAAPRLKPRTLATYRSTIKHQLIPHVGSKKLGKLTPTDVRRMVNHVADAHTTRTAQAAYSVLAKALGDAVKDGKIGNNPCERMDRPQARSEERVPLTVEQARAVLLHVASRDATDAARWSLALLTGARQAEALGLTWDRVDLGVGVIDISWQLARLKLKKGPRPQGDVYPREAFDVPDTFTFTPVHWTACLVPTKTSGSRRLVPLLPPVVAALTELWEQKGNPSQGLVFTRDDGAAIQPRDDTLAWKQLCVQAAVVGKVEDAPDQHAARHTVATLLQEAGVEEATRMAILGHTTTTSHRQYAHTSTDLTRAALGQLEKLLALPDV; this is translated from the coding sequence GTGGATGGCGCAAGTCCTCCTCCCGACGGCAAGTACTACCAACGTGGACGCAAGAAATACGCCGACGCCGTGGCCGAACTCGCAGCCATGCGGAAAGACCTCGCGAACGGCATCCTCCCCAACGCCGGCCAGATCACCGTCGCCCAGTGGCTGGACTACTGGGTGGACACGATCGCCGCGCCACGCCTGAAACCCCGCACCCTCGCCACCTACCGGTCCACCATCAAACACCAACTCATCCCGCATGTCGGGTCGAAGAAGCTGGGGAAGCTCACCCCCACTGATGTTCGCCGCATGGTCAACCACGTCGCCGACGCACACACCACCCGCACCGCCCAAGCCGCCTACTCAGTGTTGGCGAAAGCGTTGGGGGATGCAGTGAAAGACGGGAAGATCGGCAACAACCCGTGCGAGCGTATGGACCGCCCCCAGGCCCGCTCCGAGGAGCGCGTTCCCCTCACTGTGGAGCAGGCACGGGCAGTGCTTCTGCATGTGGCGTCACGTGACGCAACAGACGCAGCCCGCTGGTCATTGGCCCTACTGACCGGTGCCCGCCAAGCCGAAGCTTTGGGCCTCACCTGGGATCGTGTCGACCTCGGTGTGGGTGTCATTGACATCTCGTGGCAGTTGGCCCGGTTGAAGTTGAAGAAAGGCCCTCGCCCGCAAGGTGACGTGTATCCGCGGGAAGCGTTCGACGTCCCCGACACCTTCACCTTCACCCCGGTGCACTGGACGGCGTGCCTGGTGCCCACGAAGACGTCGGGGTCGCGTCGGCTGGTGCCCTTGCTGCCGCCCGTGGTTGCTGCGCTCACCGAATTGTGGGAGCAGAAGGGCAACCCGTCGCAGGGGTTGGTGTTCACCCGGGACGATGGGGCGGCCATCCAGCCCCGCGACGACACCCTCGCTTGGAAGCAGCTGTGTGTACAAGCCGCGGTAGTGGGGAAGGTGGAGGACGCGCCGGATCAGCACGCCGCCCGCCACACTGTCGCCACCCTCCTGCAGGAGGCCGGCGTGGAGGAAGCCACCCGAATGGCCATCTTGGGGCACACCACCACTACGTCGCACCGGCAGTACGCGCACACCTCCACCGACCTCACCCGCGCCGCCCTCGGGCAACTCGAGAAACTACTCGCGCTTCCCGACGTCTAG